A genomic window from Halogeometricum sp. S3BR5-2 includes:
- a CDS encoding SprT-like domain-containing protein, translating to MTTHRELVEWSAAYCGRAAEAFGFDVDLSRVEWEVSTRAKRRAAAVKRPSVDGAVVGEPKSWDGAVPDCTVSLTWAAFESFSRTEWTATLRHELVHVEQFQRFGTTDHGDRFERRAAAVDAPVRVRRFADPAYVLSCTECGEAVARRYRDCKLVRRCEEYVSSCCSAPLVLDERT from the coding sequence GTGACGACGCACCGCGAACTCGTCGAGTGGTCGGCCGCCTACTGCGGACGGGCCGCCGAGGCGTTCGGCTTCGACGTCGACCTCTCGCGCGTCGAGTGGGAGGTGTCGACGCGGGCGAAGCGACGCGCCGCGGCGGTCAAGCGACCGTCGGTGGACGGCGCGGTCGTCGGCGAGCCGAAATCGTGGGACGGCGCGGTGCCGGACTGCACCGTCTCGCTCACGTGGGCCGCCTTCGAGTCGTTCTCCCGGACGGAGTGGACGGCGACGCTCAGACACGAGTTGGTCCACGTCGAGCAGTTTCAGCGGTTCGGGACGACCGACCACGGCGACCGGTTCGAACGTCGCGCGGCGGCCGTCGACGCGCCGGTTCGCGTCCGGCGGTTCGCGGACCCGGCGTACGTCCTCTCCTGTACCGAGTGCGGAGAGGCCGTCGCCCGCCGCTACCGCGACTGCAAACTGGTCCGAAGGTGCGAGGAGTACGTCTCCTCCTGCTGTTCGGCCCCGCTGGTGCTCGATGAACGGACGTGA
- a CDS encoding Zn-dependent hydrolase: MNVSRERLREDIEANAEFGRVESEEGRGRTVLTGTEANREARDRFVSRLEDAGLDVRVDRVGNVVGRWTPGSADPDAAPVAAGSHLDSVPEGGIFDGPLGTYAALEAVRAMREAGTELARPVEVVCFTEEEGQRFAGGMLGSSVAAGSLSVEDALALTDDEGTTLESALASIGYDGEGVVDASAWDSWLELHVEQGTRLEDAGIPVGVVTDVTGIFHCEVEIVGEANHAGTTPMPERTDAMAAASELVLDVESEAGEIVETDSESAVGTVGKLNVSPNAPNVIAGKVDLTVDIRDVEAASIDRITDRVKSTLKRLEDERGVETTFEVDLDVAPTPLAERCQDAIRAGAGDFDLESTDLISGAAHDTMHVADATDAAMLFSPSEDGISHNPREWTDWDDCADATRALAGGIRRLANE, from the coding sequence ATGAACGTCTCACGGGAGCGACTGCGCGAGGACATCGAAGCGAACGCCGAGTTCGGACGGGTCGAGAGCGAGGAGGGACGGGGTCGGACCGTCCTGACGGGGACGGAGGCGAACCGGGAGGCGCGCGACCGGTTCGTCTCGCGTCTCGAAGACGCCGGTCTGGACGTGCGCGTGGACCGCGTGGGCAACGTCGTCGGGCGGTGGACGCCCGGGTCGGCCGACCCGGACGCGGCGCCGGTCGCCGCGGGCAGCCACCTCGACTCGGTGCCCGAGGGCGGCATCTTCGACGGTCCGCTGGGAACGTACGCCGCCCTCGAAGCCGTACGCGCGATGCGGGAGGCGGGCACCGAACTCGCTCGCCCCGTCGAGGTGGTCTGTTTCACCGAGGAGGAGGGACAGCGCTTCGCCGGCGGGATGCTCGGGTCGTCCGTCGCGGCAGGGTCGCTCTCCGTCGAGGACGCCCTCGCCCTCACCGACGACGAGGGGACGACGCTGGAGTCGGCGCTCGCCTCGATAGGCTACGACGGCGAGGGCGTCGTGGACGCGAGCGCGTGGGACTCGTGGCTCGAACTCCACGTCGAGCAGGGCACCCGCCTCGAAGACGCCGGGATTCCGGTCGGCGTCGTCACGGACGTGACGGGCATCTTCCACTGCGAGGTGGAAATCGTCGGCGAGGCGAACCACGCCGGCACGACGCCGATGCCGGAGCGGACGGACGCGATGGCGGCCGCGAGCGAACTCGTCCTCGACGTGGAGTCGGAGGCCGGAGAAATCGTCGAGACGGACAGCGAGTCGGCGGTCGGCACGGTCGGAAAACTGAACGTCTCGCCGAACGCCCCGAACGTCATCGCCGGGAAGGTGGACCTGACCGTCGACATCCGCGACGTGGAGGCCGCCTCGATAGACCGAATCACCGACCGCGTGAAGTCGACGTTGAAGCGACTCGAAGACGAACGCGGCGTCGAGACGACGTTCGAGGTGGACCTCGACGTGGCGCCGACGCCCCTCGCCGAGCGATGTCAGGACGCGATCCGCGCGGGCGCCGGCGACTTCGACCTCGAATCGACCGACCTCATCTCCGGCGCGGCGCACGACACGATGCACGTCGCGGACGCCACCGACGCCGCGATGCTGTTCTCGCCCTCCGAAGACGGCATCTCGCACAACCCCCGCGAGTGGACCGACTGGGACGACTGCGCCGACGCGACGCGGGCGCTGGCCGGCGGGATTCGTCGGTTGGCGAACGAGTGA